A window of the Rhinoraja longicauda isolate Sanriku21f chromosome 42, sRhiLon1.1, whole genome shotgun sequence genome harbors these coding sequences:
- the LOC144612047 gene encoding cysteine/serine-rich nuclear protein 2-like isoform X1, with translation MEVEVSGSMKRKFEEVDGSSLCSSPKESDDDVSSSDSADSCDSLNSPSSRELSPTSILKKQKRLRAKNVRFDQVTVYYFTRRQGFTSVPSQGGSSLGMARRHNCIRRYTLCEFAQEQEHLHRQMLRDHLKEEKLNVRKMKLTKNGTVESEEANVLTIDDVSDEDIDVDSIEVDDYFFLQPLPTKRRRALLRASGVNRIDTEEKHELRAIRSSREECGCDCRFYCDPEACPCSKAGIKCQVDRMSFPCGCSKDGCANVAGRIEFNPIRVRTHYLHTIMKLELENKQQDLQQLSLAVSHASSGSHTETQDYQDFAAENYDMENETAVMHLQSAEEMDRKKEEEADLTSSSVTMDTSVESLEVCILGDTVASASEACQGLATPVVIEAEVTPVSPVLCFADSAVQDNPTPEEQTYLRNSTVLYYQINPSCAVDVNCSDREGDYVEAALESGYPKETTVENLVAATSGSLASYVPVTEHFSQNTVTSKYQNIQFPSVDDSAALVNYGTTVHTENPKQEPQFNSNLQSGCLRASEGDLCAAEPAVQKMFCQSEGLKTPEDVPAPNPVTL, from the exons ATGGAAGTAGAAGTAAGTGGGAGTATGAAGCGCAAGTTTGAAGAGGTGGACGGTTCGTCCTTGTGTTCTTCACCCAAGGAATCGGATGATGATGTTTCCAGCAGCGACAGTGCAGACAGCTGTGACAGCCTCAACTCTCCCAGCTCCAGGGAGCTGAGCC CAACCTCAATCCTGAAGAAGCAGAAGCGGCTGAGGGCCAAGAACGTTCGCTTCGATCAGGTCACTGTCTACTACTTCACCCGCCGCCAGGGATTCACCAGTGTGCCAAGCCAAGGTGGCAGCTCCCTCGGCATGGCCAGGCGCCACAACTGCATCCGCAGGTACACTCTCTGCGAATTTGCTCAGGAGCAAGAGCACCTTCACCGGCAAATGCTCCGTGATCACCTAAAGGAAGAAAAACTTAATGTGCGCAAAATGAAG TTGACCAAGAATGGTACGGTTGAGTCGGAGGAGGCCAATGTTCTCACCATTGATGACGTTTCCGATGAAGACATTGATGTGGACAGTATTGAGGTAGATGACTATTTCTTTTTACAACCACTACCCACAAAAAGGCGAAGAGCTTTGTTACGTGCATCGGGCGTCAACAGGATTGATACGGAGGAAAAGCACGAGCTACGGGCCATTCGCTCATCCAGGGAGGAATGCGGGTGTGACTGTAGGTTTTACTGTGATCCCGAGGCGTGTCCCTGTAGCAAAGCGGGAATCAAGTGCCAG GTGGACAGGATGTCCTTTCCATGTGGCTGCTCTAAAGATGGCTGCGCCAACGTGGCTGGCCGGATTGAATTTAACCCCATCCGCGTCCGGACTCACTACCTGCACACCATCATGAAGCTAGAACTGGAGAACAAGCAGCAGGACCTGCAACAGCTGTCGCTGGCCGTCTCCCATGCCTCCAGCGGCAGCCACACAGAAACGCAGGACTACCAGGATTTTGCTGCAGAAAATTACGACATGGAGAACGAGACTGCAGTGATGCACTTACAGTCTGCTGAGGAGATGGACAGGAAAAAGGAGGAAGAGGCTGATTTAACCAGTTCTAGTGTAACCATGGATACCAGTGTAGAAAGCCTAGAAGTTTGTATATTAGGAGATACGGTAGCTAGTGCCAGTGAAGCATGCCAAGGCCTAGCGACGCCAGTTGTGATCGAAGCAGAAGTGACTCCTGTTTCTCCTGTGTTGTGTTTTGCTGACAGTGCTGTTCAGGATAACCCGACGCCTGAGGAACAGACATATTTAAGAAACTCCACGGTGTTGTATTATCAAATAAACCCGAGCTGTGCTGTAGATGTGAACTGCAGCGATAGGGAGGGTGATTATGTGGAAGCAGCTTTAGAATCCGGTTACCCAAAGGAAACCACTGTAGAAAATTTGGTTGCTGCTACCAGTGGTTCATTGGCATCATACGTGCCTGTCACTGAGCACTTTTCTCAAAACACAGTGACCTCTAAATATCAGAACATCCAATTTCCTTCGGTGGATGACAGTGCTGCATTAGTCAATTATGGTACCACTGTGCACACTGAAAATCCTAAGCAGGAGCCCCAATTCAATTCAAACCTTCAAAGTGGCTGCCTCAGAGCTTCTGAGGGTGACCTTTGTGCAGCTGAGCCGGCTGTGCAGAAGATGTTTTGCCAGTCTGAAGGTCTGAAGACCCCAGAGGatgtcccagcaccaaacccagtAACTCTGTAA
- the LOC144612047 gene encoding cysteine/serine-rich nuclear protein 2-like isoform X2, with amino-acid sequence MEVEVSGSMKRKFEEVDGSSLCSSPKESDDDVSSSDSADSCDSLNSPSSRELSPTSILKKQKRLRAKNVRFDQVTVYYFTRRQGFTSVPSQGGSSLGMARRHNCIRRYTLCEFAQEQEHLHRQMLRDHLKEEKLNLTKNGTVESEEANVLTIDDVSDEDIDVDSIEVDDYFFLQPLPTKRRRALLRASGVNRIDTEEKHELRAIRSSREECGCDCRFYCDPEACPCSKAGIKCQVDRMSFPCGCSKDGCANVAGRIEFNPIRVRTHYLHTIMKLELENKQQDLQQLSLAVSHASSGSHTETQDYQDFAAENYDMENETAVMHLQSAEEMDRKKEEEADLTSSSVTMDTSVESLEVCILGDTVASASEACQGLATPVVIEAEVTPVSPVLCFADSAVQDNPTPEEQTYLRNSTVLYYQINPSCAVDVNCSDREGDYVEAALESGYPKETTVENLVAATSGSLASYVPVTEHFSQNTVTSKYQNIQFPSVDDSAALVNYGTTVHTENPKQEPQFNSNLQSGCLRASEGDLCAAEPAVQKMFCQSEGLKTPEDVPAPNPVTL; translated from the exons ATGGAAGTAGAAGTAAGTGGGAGTATGAAGCGCAAGTTTGAAGAGGTGGACGGTTCGTCCTTGTGTTCTTCACCCAAGGAATCGGATGATGATGTTTCCAGCAGCGACAGTGCAGACAGCTGTGACAGCCTCAACTCTCCCAGCTCCAGGGAGCTGAGCC CAACCTCAATCCTGAAGAAGCAGAAGCGGCTGAGGGCCAAGAACGTTCGCTTCGATCAGGTCACTGTCTACTACTTCACCCGCCGCCAGGGATTCACCAGTGTGCCAAGCCAAGGTGGCAGCTCCCTCGGCATGGCCAGGCGCCACAACTGCATCCGCAGGTACACTCTCTGCGAATTTGCTCAGGAGCAAGAGCACCTTCACCGGCAAATGCTCCGTGATCACCTAAAGGAAGAAAAACTTAAT TTGACCAAGAATGGTACGGTTGAGTCGGAGGAGGCCAATGTTCTCACCATTGATGACGTTTCCGATGAAGACATTGATGTGGACAGTATTGAGGTAGATGACTATTTCTTTTTACAACCACTACCCACAAAAAGGCGAAGAGCTTTGTTACGTGCATCGGGCGTCAACAGGATTGATACGGAGGAAAAGCACGAGCTACGGGCCATTCGCTCATCCAGGGAGGAATGCGGGTGTGACTGTAGGTTTTACTGTGATCCCGAGGCGTGTCCCTGTAGCAAAGCGGGAATCAAGTGCCAG GTGGACAGGATGTCCTTTCCATGTGGCTGCTCTAAAGATGGCTGCGCCAACGTGGCTGGCCGGATTGAATTTAACCCCATCCGCGTCCGGACTCACTACCTGCACACCATCATGAAGCTAGAACTGGAGAACAAGCAGCAGGACCTGCAACAGCTGTCGCTGGCCGTCTCCCATGCCTCCAGCGGCAGCCACACAGAAACGCAGGACTACCAGGATTTTGCTGCAGAAAATTACGACATGGAGAACGAGACTGCAGTGATGCACTTACAGTCTGCTGAGGAGATGGACAGGAAAAAGGAGGAAGAGGCTGATTTAACCAGTTCTAGTGTAACCATGGATACCAGTGTAGAAAGCCTAGAAGTTTGTATATTAGGAGATACGGTAGCTAGTGCCAGTGAAGCATGCCAAGGCCTAGCGACGCCAGTTGTGATCGAAGCAGAAGTGACTCCTGTTTCTCCTGTGTTGTGTTTTGCTGACAGTGCTGTTCAGGATAACCCGACGCCTGAGGAACAGACATATTTAAGAAACTCCACGGTGTTGTATTATCAAATAAACCCGAGCTGTGCTGTAGATGTGAACTGCAGCGATAGGGAGGGTGATTATGTGGAAGCAGCTTTAGAATCCGGTTACCCAAAGGAAACCACTGTAGAAAATTTGGTTGCTGCTACCAGTGGTTCATTGGCATCATACGTGCCTGTCACTGAGCACTTTTCTCAAAACACAGTGACCTCTAAATATCAGAACATCCAATTTCCTTCGGTGGATGACAGTGCTGCATTAGTCAATTATGGTACCACTGTGCACACTGAAAATCCTAAGCAGGAGCCCCAATTCAATTCAAACCTTCAAAGTGGCTGCCTCAGAGCTTCTGAGGGTGACCTTTGTGCAGCTGAGCCGGCTGTGCAGAAGATGTTTTGCCAGTCTGAAGGTCTGAAGACCCCAGAGGatgtcccagcaccaaacccagtAACTCTGTAA
- the LOC144612047 gene encoding cysteine/serine-rich nuclear protein 2-like isoform X3, whose amino-acid sequence MEVEVSGSMKRKFEEVDGSSLCSSPKESDDDVSSSDSADSCDSLNSPSSRELSPTSILKKQKRLRAKNVRFDQVTVYYFTRRQGFTSVPSQGGSSLGMARRHNCIRRYTLCEFAQEQEHLHRQMLRDHLKEEKLNVRKMKLTKNGTVESEEANVLTIDDVSDEDIDVDSIEVDRMSFPCGCSKDGCANVAGRIEFNPIRVRTHYLHTIMKLELENKQQDLQQLSLAVSHASSGSHTETQDYQDFAAENYDMENETAVMHLQSAEEMDRKKEEEADLTSSSVTMDTSVESLEVCILGDTVASASEACQGLATPVVIEAEVTPVSPVLCFADSAVQDNPTPEEQTYLRNSTVLYYQINPSCAVDVNCSDREGDYVEAALESGYPKETTVENLVAATSGSLASYVPVTEHFSQNTVTSKYQNIQFPSVDDSAALVNYGTTVHTENPKQEPQFNSNLQSGCLRASEGDLCAAEPAVQKMFCQSEGLKTPEDVPAPNPVTL is encoded by the exons ATGGAAGTAGAAGTAAGTGGGAGTATGAAGCGCAAGTTTGAAGAGGTGGACGGTTCGTCCTTGTGTTCTTCACCCAAGGAATCGGATGATGATGTTTCCAGCAGCGACAGTGCAGACAGCTGTGACAGCCTCAACTCTCCCAGCTCCAGGGAGCTGAGCC CAACCTCAATCCTGAAGAAGCAGAAGCGGCTGAGGGCCAAGAACGTTCGCTTCGATCAGGTCACTGTCTACTACTTCACCCGCCGCCAGGGATTCACCAGTGTGCCAAGCCAAGGTGGCAGCTCCCTCGGCATGGCCAGGCGCCACAACTGCATCCGCAGGTACACTCTCTGCGAATTTGCTCAGGAGCAAGAGCACCTTCACCGGCAAATGCTCCGTGATCACCTAAAGGAAGAAAAACTTAATGTGCGCAAAATGAAG TTGACCAAGAATGGTACGGTTGAGTCGGAGGAGGCCAATGTTCTCACCATTGATGACGTTTCCGATGAAGACATTGATGTGGACAGTATTGAG GTGGACAGGATGTCCTTTCCATGTGGCTGCTCTAAAGATGGCTGCGCCAACGTGGCTGGCCGGATTGAATTTAACCCCATCCGCGTCCGGACTCACTACCTGCACACCATCATGAAGCTAGAACTGGAGAACAAGCAGCAGGACCTGCAACAGCTGTCGCTGGCCGTCTCCCATGCCTCCAGCGGCAGCCACACAGAAACGCAGGACTACCAGGATTTTGCTGCAGAAAATTACGACATGGAGAACGAGACTGCAGTGATGCACTTACAGTCTGCTGAGGAGATGGACAGGAAAAAGGAGGAAGAGGCTGATTTAACCAGTTCTAGTGTAACCATGGATACCAGTGTAGAAAGCCTAGAAGTTTGTATATTAGGAGATACGGTAGCTAGTGCCAGTGAAGCATGCCAAGGCCTAGCGACGCCAGTTGTGATCGAAGCAGAAGTGACTCCTGTTTCTCCTGTGTTGTGTTTTGCTGACAGTGCTGTTCAGGATAACCCGACGCCTGAGGAACAGACATATTTAAGAAACTCCACGGTGTTGTATTATCAAATAAACCCGAGCTGTGCTGTAGATGTGAACTGCAGCGATAGGGAGGGTGATTATGTGGAAGCAGCTTTAGAATCCGGTTACCCAAAGGAAACCACTGTAGAAAATTTGGTTGCTGCTACCAGTGGTTCATTGGCATCATACGTGCCTGTCACTGAGCACTTTTCTCAAAACACAGTGACCTCTAAATATCAGAACATCCAATTTCCTTCGGTGGATGACAGTGCTGCATTAGTCAATTATGGTACCACTGTGCACACTGAAAATCCTAAGCAGGAGCCCCAATTCAATTCAAACCTTCAAAGTGGCTGCCTCAGAGCTTCTGAGGGTGACCTTTGTGCAGCTGAGCCGGCTGTGCAGAAGATGTTTTGCCAGTCTGAAGGTCTGAAGACCCCAGAGGatgtcccagcaccaaacccagtAACTCTGTAA